The following coding sequences are from one Pelagovum sp. HNIBRBA483 window:
- a CDS encoding rhodanese-related sulfurtransferase, whose product MYTIAALYHFTPFPDPAALKGPLFDLCQREGVKGTLLLAREGINGTIAGSRAGIDAALAHIRALPGCADLEWKESTAEEEPFARMKVRLKKEIVTMGQPDVDPRASVGHYVAPADWNELISAPDVAVIDTRNDYEVAIGTFEGAEDPLTKSFGEFPLWWEENKERFHNKRIAMFCTGGIRCEKSTNYLLQQGVEEVYHLKGGILKYLEDVPAEKSLWNGACFVFDGRVSVEHGLKEGPHELCHACRRPILPEDRAKPEYEEGVSCHLCHDETSEADKARFRERQKQIALAKKRGERHLGA is encoded by the coding sequence ATGTACACGATAGCCGCTCTCTACCACTTCACCCCTTTCCCCGATCCTGCCGCGCTGAAGGGACCGCTCTTTGATCTGTGCCAGCGCGAGGGTGTCAAGGGAACGTTGCTGCTGGCCCGCGAGGGAATCAATGGCACCATCGCCGGATCACGCGCGGGCATTGACGCGGCGCTGGCGCATATCCGCGCCCTGCCCGGCTGTGCCGATCTGGAGTGGAAAGAAAGCACCGCCGAGGAAGAACCGTTTGCGCGGATGAAGGTGCGGCTGAAAAAAGAGATCGTCACGATGGGGCAACCTGACGTCGATCCGCGTGCCTCGGTCGGGCATTATGTGGCGCCAGCTGATTGGAACGAGCTGATATCGGCGCCGGATGTGGCGGTGATTGATACGCGCAACGATTACGAAGTCGCGATAGGCACCTTCGAAGGGGCCGAAGACCCGCTGACCAAGAGCTTTGGCGAGTTTCCTCTGTGGTGGGAGGAAAACAAGGAGCGTTTCCATAACAAGCGGATCGCAATGTTCTGCACCGGCGGTATCCGTTGTGAGAAATCGACCAACTACCTGCTGCAACAGGGGGTTGAGGAGGTTTATCACCTGAAGGGTGGTATCTTGAAATACTTGGAAGATGTGCCCGCCGAGAAGAGCCTGTGGAACGGCGCCTGTTTCGTGTTTGACGGGCGGGTATCGGTGGAACACGGGCTGAAGGAAGGCCCGCATGAGCTGTGCCATGCCTGCCGCCGCCCGATCCTGCCGGAAGATCGTGCAAAGCCGGAATATGAGGAAGGCGTGTCCTGCCATCTGTGCCATGACGAGACGAGCGAAGCCGACAAGGCGCGTTTCCGCGAGCGGCAAAAGCAGATCGCGCTGGCGAAGAAACGCGGCGAGCGGCATTTGGGGGCGTGA
- a CDS encoding winged helix-turn-helix transcriptional regulator, with protein MAQAGYKQFCPLAMAAEILCTRWTMVLMRELIAGSTRFNDLRRGVPKMSPTLLSQRLKDLEEAGIVERKPVPSERGVFEYSLTEAGRDLREVVIAMGMWGQKWVESSLSLKNLDPSLLMWDMRRNLNPDPLPDKRTVIQFLYHDLPSTKRDWWLVIEPAGEVDLCWADPGFEVDLYVSTDLRTMTAIWMGVTDVETERDKFEFTGPREISSTIQTWLGLSPFAVQKKLVS; from the coding sequence ATGGCTCAAGCTGGATACAAGCAATTCTGCCCGCTCGCGATGGCGGCTGAAATTCTCTGCACCCGCTGGACGATGGTTCTGATGCGCGAGTTGATCGCCGGTTCCACCCGTTTCAACGACCTGCGCCGTGGCGTGCCGAAAATGTCGCCAACGCTCCTTTCCCAACGCCTCAAGGATTTGGAAGAAGCTGGCATCGTCGAGCGTAAACCCGTTCCTTCCGAGCGCGGCGTCTTTGAATACAGCTTAACGGAAGCTGGCCGTGATCTGCGCGAGGTGGTCATCGCCATGGGCATGTGGGGGCAGAAATGGGTCGAGTCTTCCCTCTCGCTCAAGAACCTCGATCCCTCGCTCCTGATGTGGGACATGCGCCGCAACCTGAACCCCGATCCGCTGCCCGACAAACGCACCGTGATCCAGTTTCTGTATCACGACCTCCCCTCCACCAAGCGCGACTGGTGGCTGGTGATCGAACCGGCAGGCGAGGTGGACCTCTGCTGGGCCGATCCCGGCTTCGAGGTTGATCTCTACGTCTCAACCGACCTGCGGACCATGACCGCGATCTGGATGGGCGTCACCGACGTGGAGACGGAGCGCGACAAGTTCGAGTTCACCGGCCCGCGCGAGATTTCCTCTACAATCCAGACATGGCTCGGCCTCAGCCCCTTCGCCGTGCAGAAAAAGCTTGTTTCTTGA
- a CDS encoding sensor histidine kinase, translating to MPAQTAGDDTNIFLSKTLVRLALVFGIAWALLALMLRAPHLFSAAGLSVAGFLAAIFLHSVEKHFSARIVWILAANAAIFWGSLVVHDDGHLSFMFVLTAGLPFALFDWDRYKRLTAALAGLSFLLWLVSIFLHFYLLSNFEIVDNTALLVSTLLVGLTIFSMVGAELAYFSFYHSKFGSELNKALRLSKSLGESRLQFLRSVNHEIRTPLNAIVGLTSLLRENTELDNATAEKVDMIHDSGMRITEMVGKSDKLVALREDDRSDMLVRTDIADFVEKTTRAFFEDAPDRPLFFDVRSRQVFLTNKEILEAAIAELLDNVKKYTPSNVPLTVRIDDDDDYVSIAFVDAGTGFDRDRLTDVIGGFARLTEGHGTVRGLGIGLTIAMEAALRLGGHLEVSNHAEGGAVQTLYIPAS from the coding sequence ATGCCCGCCCAAACCGCTGGTGACGACACAAATATCTTTCTGTCCAAAACGCTCGTCAGGCTGGCGCTGGTCTTTGGGATCGCTTGGGCGTTGCTGGCCCTGATGTTGAGGGCGCCGCATTTGTTCTCGGCGGCGGGGCTTTCGGTTGCAGGCTTTTTGGCCGCGATATTTCTGCACTCTGTCGAGAAACATTTCAGCGCGCGTATCGTGTGGATTCTGGCTGCCAATGCGGCGATTTTCTGGGGGTCATTAGTGGTGCATGATGATGGGCATCTTTCCTTCATGTTTGTACTTACCGCCGGATTGCCCTTCGCGCTTTTTGACTGGGACAGGTACAAGCGCCTTACAGCCGCGTTGGCGGGCCTGTCGTTTCTGCTGTGGCTGGTTTCGATTTTCCTTCACTTTTATCTTTTGTCGAACTTCGAAATTGTCGATAATACGGCGCTTCTTGTCTCAACCCTGCTGGTGGGTTTGACCATTTTTTCGATGGTCGGGGCGGAACTTGCCTATTTCTCGTTTTATCACTCGAAATTCGGCAGCGAGTTGAACAAGGCGCTGCGGCTTTCGAAGTCATTGGGAGAGAGCCGGCTTCAGTTCCTCCGTAGCGTGAATCACGAAATCAGAACGCCGCTGAACGCCATTGTCGGGCTGACCAGCCTGTTACGGGAGAATACGGAGCTTGATAATGCCACTGCGGAGAAAGTGGATATGATCCACGATTCCGGCATGCGCATCACCGAGATGGTTGGCAAATCGGACAAACTTGTTGCGCTGCGAGAAGATGACCGGAGCGATATGCTCGTGCGCACTGATATTGCTGATTTTGTCGAGAAGACGACGCGGGCGTTCTTTGAAGACGCTCCTGATCGGCCACTTTTCTTTGATGTCCGGTCGCGGCAAGTATTCCTGACTAACAAGGAAATCCTTGAGGCTGCCATTGCCGAGCTGCTCGACAACGTTAAGAAATACACCCCTTCAAACGTGCCGTTGACCGTGCGCATCGACGATGATGACGACTATGTCAGCATTGCATTCGTGGACGCTGGCACCGGCTTTGATCGCGACCGTCTAACGGATGTGATAGGCGGGTTTGCACGGTTGACCGAAGGACACGGAACGGTTCGTGGTTTGGGGATCGGTTTGACCATCGCGATGGAGGCCGCCCTGCGATTGGGCGGCCACCTTGAAGTTAGCAATCACGCAGAAGGCGGGGCGGTGCAGACGCTGTACATCCCAGCGTCCTAG
- a CDS encoding TetR/AcrR family transcriptional regulator: protein MRGRPKKLDAEKLLDVAIDAYWKANPADVSMNTVCQLASVSKPSVYREFGNEDGLTRAALDRYADNVLGDVFGILEQGDRLGEILAKLVEFACDDPRMATGCMFYKMRNGKHRFGPVTQERIETLDHAAEGAYREVLQRCRDAGDDLGGVSIETGAHYLGAQIGLAIMQRAGGADRATVRDSLELALSVFDAGN, encoded by the coding sequence ATGCGCGGTAGACCAAAGAAGCTAGACGCAGAGAAACTGCTTGATGTGGCGATTGATGCCTATTGGAAGGCCAATCCTGCGGATGTTTCGATGAATACCGTCTGCCAGCTTGCATCCGTTTCAAAGCCGTCGGTCTATCGGGAATTTGGCAACGAGGACGGGCTGACCAGAGCGGCGCTGGACCGTTATGCGGATAACGTTCTGGGTGATGTTTTCGGCATCCTAGAGCAAGGGGACAGGCTGGGAGAGATACTGGCGAAGCTGGTTGAGTTTGCCTGCGACGATCCGCGGATGGCGACGGGCTGCATGTTCTACAAAATGCGGAACGGCAAGCACAGATTCGGGCCAGTGACGCAAGAGCGGATAGAGACGCTCGATCACGCGGCGGAGGGTGCCTATCGCGAGGTGCTACAGCGGTGCCGCGATGCGGGGGACGATCTGGGTGGCGTATCCATTGAGACAGGCGCGCATTATCTGGGTGCGCAGATCGGGCTGGCGATCATGCAACGCGCGGGCGGAGCGGATCGCGCCACAGTGCGCGACTCGCTGGAGCTGGCGCTGTCGGTCTTTGATGCGGGCAATTAG
- the arfB gene encoding alternative ribosome rescue aminoacyl-tRNA hydrolase ArfB, protein MLQITDTISLQDWELTEQFARASGPGGQNVNKVSTAVELRFEAARSPSLPEAVKRRLKRLAGQKWTTEGAVVLFVQDTRSQARNREIARERLVALIRKATETPKRRVPTRPTKGSVRRRLDEKKKRGEVKALRGKVE, encoded by the coding sequence ATGCTCCAGATCACCGACACCATCTCCCTTCAGGACTGGGAACTGACCGAGCAGTTCGCCCGCGCCAGCGGCCCAGGCGGGCAGAATGTGAACAAGGTTTCGACGGCGGTGGAGCTGCGCTTCGAGGCGGCGCGGAGCCCCTCGCTGCCGGAGGCGGTGAAGCGGCGGCTGAAGCGACTGGCGGGGCAGAAATGGACGACCGAAGGCGCGGTGGTGCTCTTTGTGCAAGACACCCGCAGCCAAGCCCGCAACCGCGAGATCGCGCGGGAGCGGCTGGTGGCGCTGATCCGCAAAGCCACGGAAACCCCCAAACGCCGCGTCCCTACCCGCCCAACGAAGGGAAGCGTCCGGCGGCGGCTGGACGAGAAGAAGAAGCGGGGGGAAGTGAAGGCGCTGAGGGGGAAGGTGGAGTGA
- the betA gene encoding choline dehydrogenase produces the protein MKAEFVIVGAGSAGCAMAYRLAAAGRKVIVIEFGGSDAGPLIQMPGALSYPMNMKLYDWGYKTEPEPHLGGRRLVCPRGKVIGGSSSINGMIYVRGHAHDFDHWRDQGAAGWGYADVLPYYKRMEDWHDGGHGGDPAWRGKGGPLHVTRGRRDNPLVQAFVKAGGEAGYPVTGDYNGEQQEGFGAFDMTVWKGRRWSAASAYLKPAQKTGNCTVVRGLARRIVIEDGRATGVEIAQGDQISVVEASNEVIIAASALNSPKLLMLSGIGPAAHLAEHGIPVVADRPGVGENLQDHLELYIQMAASQPVSLFKYWNIFGKAWVGLQWLLAKTGPGASNQFESCGFIRSSAGIDYPDIQYHFLPIAVRYDGQAAAEGHGFQAHVGPMRSKSRGNVTLRSADPDADPVIRFNYMSHPDDWQEFRTAIRLTREIFAQPAFAPYVRHEIQPGADVQSDDALDDFIREHAESAYHPCGTCKMGAASDPTAVVDPHARVIGVDGLRVADSSIFPRITNGNLNAPSIMVGEKVSDLLLGRDPLAPDNAKPWVHPDWQNAQR, from the coding sequence ATGAAAGCGGAATTTGTTATCGTGGGCGCAGGCAGCGCGGGCTGTGCCATGGCGTATCGGCTCGCTGCGGCAGGGCGCAAGGTCATCGTCATCGAATTCGGCGGCTCAGATGCTGGCCCACTCATCCAGATGCCGGGCGCGCTCTCCTATCCGATGAATATGAAGCTCTATGATTGGGGCTACAAAACCGAGCCGGAGCCGCATCTGGGCGGGCGCAGGCTGGTGTGTCCGCGCGGCAAGGTGATCGGCGGATCATCGAGCATCAACGGTATGATTTATGTGCGCGGCCACGCGCATGATTTCGATCATTGGCGCGATCAGGGCGCGGCCGGCTGGGGCTATGCCGATGTGCTGCCTTATTACAAACGGATGGAGGATTGGCACGATGGCGGTCATGGCGGCGACCCCGCTTGGCGTGGCAAGGGCGGTCCGCTGCACGTCACCCGTGGCCGGCGCGATAACCCGCTGGTGCAGGCTTTCGTCAAAGCAGGCGGCGAGGCGGGCTACCCCGTCACCGGCGATTATAATGGCGAGCAGCAGGAAGGCTTCGGCGCCTTTGATATGACCGTCTGGAAAGGCCGCCGTTGGTCCGCTGCCAGCGCCTACCTCAAGCCCGCGCAAAAAACCGGCAACTGCACCGTGGTGCGCGGCCTCGCCCGCCGCATCGTCATTGAGGATGGCCGCGCCACTGGAGTCGAAATCGCGCAAGGCGATCAGATCTCCGTGGTCGAGGCCAGCAACGAGGTGATCATCGCAGCCTCCGCGCTGAACTCCCCCAAACTCCTGATGCTGTCGGGTATCGGCCCCGCCGCGCATCTTGCCGAACACGGTATTCCCGTGGTGGCGGACCGCCCCGGCGTCGGTGAAAACCTGCAAGACCATCTGGAACTTTATATCCAGATGGCCGCCAGCCAGCCGGTGAGCCTTTTCAAATACTGGAATATCTTCGGCAAGGCATGGGTCGGTCTGCAATGGCTTCTGGCAAAAACCGGCCCGGGTGCCTCCAACCAGTTCGAAAGCTGCGGCTTCATCCGCTCGTCAGCGGGCATTGATTACCCCGACATCCAGTACCACTTCCTGCCCATCGCCGTCCGCTATGACGGGCAGGCAGCGGCAGAGGGCCACGGCTTCCAAGCCCATGTCGGCCCGATGCGCTCCAAGTCACGCGGCAACGTGACCCTGCGCAGCGCCGATCCGGATGCCGATCCGGTGATCCGGTTCAACTACATGTCCCATCCCGATGATTGGCAGGAGTTCCGCACCGCGATCCGCCTCACCCGCGAAATCTTCGCGCAACCGGCCTTCGCGCCCTATGTTCGGCACGAGATCCAGCCCGGCGCTGATGTGCAAAGCGACGATGCGCTTGATGATTTCATCCGTGAACACGCCGAAAGCGCCTATCACCCTTGCGGCACTTGCAAGATGGGCGCGGCGAGTGACCCAACGGCCGTCGTCGATCCCCATGCCCGCGTCATTGGCGTTGACGGGTTGCGCGTGGCGGACAGCTCGATCTTCCCGCGCATCACCAACGGTAACCTCAACGCGCCGTCGATCATGGTGGGCGAAAAGGTCAGTGACCTGCTCCTTGGGCGCGATCCCCTCGCCCCCGATAACGCCAAGCCGTGGGTTCACCCCGACTGGCAAAACGCCCAACGTTAA
- a CDS encoding ATP-binding protein — protein MNRAENNSADSALYADTLANFEHSRSAAGRPVCYAREQLRFALLRILLIIAGSLTFFIFANERIAWLGLIICLLTELSEDAYLMWMRRQSGRFLASRVNFVLICLFAFFQASGFSLATWMTWLITLEFLPDVTMILFLSVVAAGASYVISHMFWPAILRTIPPAIAAFYIVNFTFANLTIEQSSGFSIFVATTLLIAILTAMLIGAVYFSMRDREKIRRELLASQVALADTIADLHTKAVELRKMATISEQSADPVAIIDSGGLITWINPAFEKTFGFCTSQAHGRTLRQLIGGEETDEKAIAKADEAIRTGQHTRFEIANYTRDGIRIWTEASLNPVLGDEGQLEHVVCIIRDIGNFKQRQSRLVAARFQAEQTARARADILANMSHEIRTPMNGILGMTDLLMQTQLSGAQRAYAEAIESSGRSLLTIINDILDFSKLEAGALEISPVQASVTRVINDVFNLLRPMADAKALKLECEVSDDVPELVMVDEVRLRQILTNLVGNALKFTEEGKVSVSVLAEAGSLILMITDTGIGIPFDKQERIFDQYAQVASAQNRAVRGTGLGLAISRLLARLMGGDVTIAESVPGKGTTFRVSVEFSHVAEAKFVEESGRSSEERIAFLKDQFNGRTVLIAEDNALNATLLETYLSKLGIETMVAVNGLIAVDRFAEHRPFMIFMDVNMPEMNGLDACREIRKMRGEQPLIIALTASAFDQDREACLEAGMDEFLSKPLLGDDLYRKLEQMFEQGVVA, from the coding sequence TTGAATAGGGCAGAAAATAATAGCGCTGACTCCGCACTCTACGCAGACACACTCGCCAACTTCGAGCATTCTCGCAGTGCCGCGGGTCGCCCTGTTTGTTATGCGCGCGAACAACTCAGGTTCGCTCTCCTCCGCATATTACTGATCATCGCCGGCAGTTTGACGTTCTTTATCTTTGCGAACGAGCGCATTGCGTGGCTGGGCCTGATCATCTGCCTGCTCACCGAACTGTCCGAAGATGCCTATCTCATGTGGATGCGCCGCCAGTCTGGGCGCTTTCTGGCCTCGAGGGTCAACTTTGTCTTGATCTGCCTCTTCGCCTTTTTCCAAGCCAGCGGATTCTCACTAGCGACTTGGATGACATGGCTGATCACGCTTGAGTTCTTGCCTGATGTGACGATGATCCTATTCCTGAGCGTGGTCGCGGCGGGCGCATCTTATGTGATCTCGCACATGTTCTGGCCCGCAATTTTGCGCACCATCCCTCCGGCGATCGCCGCTTTCTATATCGTTAATTTTACGTTCGCTAACCTCACAATAGAACAATCTTCGGGGTTCTCGATTTTCGTCGCGACAACTCTCCTTATCGCCATCCTGACCGCCATGCTCATTGGCGCGGTCTATTTCAGCATGAGAGATAGGGAGAAAATCCGCCGAGAGCTGCTCGCTTCGCAGGTCGCGCTGGCTGATACGATTGCCGATTTGCACACGAAAGCCGTTGAACTGCGCAAGATGGCAACGATCTCCGAACAATCCGCCGATCCGGTCGCAATCATCGATTCAGGTGGGCTGATCACATGGATCAACCCCGCCTTTGAAAAGACTTTCGGTTTCTGCACATCTCAGGCCCATGGCCGGACACTTCGTCAGCTCATTGGCGGTGAGGAGACGGATGAAAAAGCCATCGCGAAGGCCGATGAGGCGATACGGACGGGTCAGCACACCCGCTTCGAGATCGCCAACTACACCAGGGACGGGATCCGCATTTGGACCGAAGCAAGCCTGAATCCAGTTCTCGGTGATGAAGGCCAGCTGGAGCATGTCGTCTGCATCATCCGCGATATCGGCAATTTCAAACAGCGCCAGTCACGCCTCGTTGCCGCGCGTTTCCAAGCGGAGCAAACCGCGCGTGCGCGTGCCGATATACTGGCGAATATGAGTCACGAAATCCGCACCCCGATGAATGGCATCCTCGGCATGACCGACCTGCTGATGCAGACACAACTTTCCGGCGCTCAGCGCGCTTATGCCGAAGCGATTGAAAGTTCCGGCCGCAGTCTTCTGACGATCATCAACGACATCCTCGATTTCTCGAAGCTTGAGGCAGGCGCACTCGAAATTTCGCCCGTCCAGGCATCCGTGACGCGTGTGATTAACGATGTGTTCAACCTGTTGCGCCCGATGGCCGATGCCAAGGCGCTCAAACTGGAATGCGAAGTCTCCGATGATGTGCCCGAGTTGGTCATGGTCGATGAGGTACGCCTGCGCCAAATCCTCACAAACCTTGTCGGCAACGCGCTCAAATTCACCGAAGAGGGCAAGGTGAGCGTCTCCGTTCTTGCCGAGGCAGGTTCATTGATCCTGATGATTACCGATACCGGCATCGGCATTCCATTCGACAAACAGGAGCGCATATTCGATCAGTACGCTCAGGTCGCAAGCGCGCAAAACCGCGCCGTCAGGGGCACCGGTCTTGGGTTGGCTATCTCGCGGCTTCTGGCGCGTTTGATGGGGGGCGATGTGACCATCGCTGAGTCGGTACCTGGCAAAGGCACCACGTTCCGTGTCTCGGTTGAATTCAGCCATGTGGCAGAGGCCAAATTCGTCGAGGAGTCTGGCCGCAGCAGCGAGGAACGGATCGCCTTCCTCAAAGACCAATTCAACGGCCGGACAGTTCTCATCGCAGAGGATAACGCCCTCAACGCAACCCTGCTGGAGACGTACCTGTCCAAACTCGGGATCGAAACCATGGTCGCGGTCAACGGCCTGATCGCGGTTGACCGTTTTGCCGAACATCGCCCGTTCATGATCTTCATGGACGTCAACATGCCTGAAATGAACGGTCTCGATGCCTGTCGTGAGATTCGCAAGATGCGGGGCGAACAGCCGCTGATCATCGCCCTCACCGCCTCTGCTTTCGATCAGGACCGCGAAGCCTGCCTTGAGGCGGGGATGGATGAGTTCCTCTCCAAGCCGCTTTTGGGCGACGATCTGTACCGCAAACTCGAACAGATGTTTGAACAGGGCGTCGTGGCCTAA
- the pncA gene encoding bifunctional nicotinamidase/pyrazinamidase gives MQTPEHALVVVDVQNDFCPGGALAVAEGDQIVPGINALMKQFHTVVLTQDWHPAGHSSFASSHAGKAPMELIDMPYGAQVLWPDHCVQGSTGAAFHPDLETDRASLIIRKGANPEIDSYSAFFENDRKTPTGLVGYLRNLNIKQLTFVGLATDFCVNFSALDAASLGFAVSVKLDLCRGIDLDGTMAATLEGFGLKGVALE, from the coding sequence ATGCAGACTCCGGAACACGCCCTCGTCGTGGTTGACGTCCAGAACGACTTTTGTCCTGGCGGGGCGCTTGCTGTCGCCGAAGGGGATCAGATTGTCCCCGGAATCAATGCGTTAATGAAGCAGTTTCACACTGTTGTGCTTACGCAGGATTGGCATCCTGCGGGCCATTCCTCCTTCGCTTCCTCGCATGCGGGCAAGGCGCCGATGGAGCTGATCGACATGCCCTACGGGGCGCAAGTTCTCTGGCCCGATCATTGCGTTCAGGGCAGCACTGGTGCGGCGTTCCATCCGGATCTCGAAACAGACCGCGCCAGCCTGATCATTCGCAAGGGCGCGAACCCCGAGATCGACAGTTATTCCGCGTTTTTCGAGAACGATCGCAAAACGCCGACGGGGCTGGTGGGCTATCTCCGCAACCTGAATATCAAACAACTGACCTTTGTGGGCCTCGCGACCGATTTTTGCGTCAATTTCTCGGCGCTCGATGCGGCCAGCCTCGGCTTCGCGGTTTCGGTCAAGTTGGACCTGTGCCGCGGGATTGATCTGGACGGCACTATGGCCGCGACGCTGGAAGGATTTGGGCTGAAAGGGGTCGCCCTTGAATAG
- a CDS encoding DUF1330 domain-containing protein yields the protein MSVYLIADITVTDDGWVPEYAGNVHKLVEKHGGKYLSRSGNIETLEGEANGSTLIAILEFPSRAALDAFAADPEYAPYGQARQAGSHSNFRVIDDTDIAGTIPYLKAG from the coding sequence ATGAGTGTTTATTTAATTGCAGACATTACCGTGACCGACGATGGCTGGGTGCCGGAATATGCTGGCAACGTGCATAAGTTGGTTGAAAAACATGGCGGGAAATACCTCTCCCGCAGCGGCAATATCGAGACATTGGAAGGCGAAGCAAACGGCAGCACACTGATTGCGATACTGGAGTTCCCGTCCCGCGCGGCGCTGGATGCTTTTGCGGCGGACCCTGAATACGCGCCCTATGGACAGGCACGGCAGGCGGGGAGCCATTCCAACTTCCGCGTGATCGACGACACGGATATTGCCGGAACTATCCCCTATCTGAAGGCGGGGTGA
- the pncB gene encoding nicotinate phosphoribosyltransferase has translation MDIATRVWNHKWKIDPIVRSLIDTDFYKLLMCQSVFRNRRDTTVTFSLINRSSHVPLAELIDEGELREQLDHIRSLSLSRGESTWLRGNTFYGKRQMFRPDFMEWFENLRLPPYHLEKRNGQYELTFEGSWPEVMLWEIPALAVLMELRSRAVLDRMDKFELQVLYARAMTKLWEKIERLRAVDGLRLADFGTRRRHSFLWQDWTVQAMMEGLGDKFVGTSNCRIAMRRDIEAIGTNAHELPMVYAALAEDDAALARAPYDVLADWHEEHDGNLRIILPDTYGTEGFLSRAPDWLAGWTGIRIDSGAPEAGAETAIRWWKERGEDPRDKLVIFSDGLDADRIIALQEQFAGRVKVSFGWGTLLTNDFRGLVKDDALAPFSLVCKAVSANGRPTVKLSDNPNKAMGPDAEIARYKRVFGVGEQKPLEVVV, from the coding sequence ATGGACATCGCCACCCGCGTCTGGAACCACAAGTGGAAGATCGACCCGATCGTCCGCTCCCTCATTGATACCGATTTCTACAAGCTTCTGATGTGCCAGTCGGTGTTCCGCAATCGCCGCGACACCACCGTCACCTTTTCCCTGATCAACCGCAGCAGCCACGTCCCCTTGGCAGAGCTGATCGACGAGGGCGAACTGCGCGAACAGCTCGACCACATCCGCTCCCTCTCGCTCTCCCGTGGCGAAAGCACATGGCTGCGCGGCAACACCTTCTATGGCAAGCGCCAGATGTTCCGCCCCGATTTCATGGAGTGGTTCGAAAACCTCCGCCTGCCGCCCTACCACCTCGAAAAACGCAATGGCCAGTATGAGTTGACCTTCGAAGGATCCTGGCCCGAGGTCATGCTGTGGGAAATCCCCGCCCTCGCCGTGCTGATGGAGCTGCGCTCCCGCGCCGTGCTCGACCGCATGGACAAGTTCGAGCTGCAAGTCCTCTACGCCCGCGCGATGACCAAGCTCTGGGAAAAGATCGAGCGCCTCCGCGCTGTTGACGGCCTCCGCCTCGCGGATTTCGGCACCCGCCGCCGCCATTCCTTCCTCTGGCAGGATTGGACCGTACAGGCGATGATGGAAGGCTTGGGCGACAAATTCGTCGGCACCTCCAATTGCCGCATCGCCATGCGCCGCGATATCGAGGCCATCGGCACCAACGCCCACGAGCTGCCGATGGTCTATGCCGCGCTGGCCGAAGATGACGCCGCGCTGGCCCGCGCTCCATATGACGTGCTGGCCGACTGGCACGAGGAGCACGACGGCAACCTCCGCATCATCCTGCCCGACACTTACGGCACCGAAGGCTTCCTCTCCCGCGCCCCCGACTGGCTCGCTGGCTGGACAGGTATCCGCATCGACAGCGGCGCGCCCGAGGCTGGAGCCGAAACCGCGATCCGCTGGTGGAAAGAGCGCGGCGAAGACCCCCGCGACAAGCTGGTGATCTTCTCCGACGGACTGGACGCCGACCGCATCATCGCCCTGCAAGAACAGTTCGCAGGGCGGGTGAAGGTTTCCTTCGGCTGGGGCACGCTCTTGACGAACGACTTCCGCGGCTTGGTGAAAGACGACGCGCTGGCGCCGTTCTCCCTCGTGTGCAAAGCCGTTAGCGCCAATGGCCGCCCGACGGTCAAGCTGAGCGACAACCCGAATAAGGCGATGGGGCCAGACGCCGAGATCGCCCGCTACAAGCGGGTTTTCGGCGTCGGTGAACAAAAGCCGCTGGAAGTGGTGGTGTAG